ATTAAAGAAATTGGAGTATATAGCCAGTATCTTGCTGTTCCATCTATCCCATTCTTACCTATTTCTCTATTTATAAATGGATCTAAGAGATGATTAGTCCCTCTCAAATATAGGAGTACTAACCAGACATTGACAGTCAGTAAGAGGAACAAAATGACTGCTATAAGGACTTGTACGAAGGTTTCCTTTTTCTTAGCTATAGGAGACTTTACAAAAGTGTAAAGATAAAAAGGAAGATACATCATCACTAATATCAAAGCACTGAGTACGTGAACCTGAAAAATCAATGCCATAGATAAGGCAAGTCTAATTGGTTCTACTTTTTGATAAAAGACATAGTGAATTGCCGGAATAAAACAAAAAGGTAGTAATGCTGCTCCCCAACTAGAGAAACCCTGACGCATCGTCCAGTATTGGATAGAGAATGTTGTCGCATAGAGTAAACCTAGTGACAAGGCAATGTTTGTCTTAACTTTACACTGCTTGAGCAAGGCATACATTGAGGACTCAGCTAGTATATGTAGTAATACCCTTGACACAATCTGATAACGAAACCAAGTGCGACTTATTAAAATAAGCCCTCCTTGTAAATAGGCAAAAAAAGGACCGTAAAGAGCATTGACAATGCGGCCTGACTGTTGGAATCCATATAAAGATAAAAAGTAAGAAAAGTTACCATTTTTTAGTTGCATAGCAGCTTCATAGAACCTGTTATAGTGAAAGATGGAATCTGAACCTAAAATGACTTTTCTTGTAAATAGTTGTGGTGTAACCAATAACACAGCAAAAGCTATAATAATAAGAGAAACCCACAACTTTTCTCTTAATTTAAAAATTTGTTTCATTGCTATACCTTTCATTCCTATTATAACAAAAAGCTCTATAAAACATATTACCTACATCCAAATTAAAAAGCTGAGAGTATGCTCCCAACTTCTATTAATATTTAATATTAGTAATTCCAAGCTGACAAACCTTGTGCGTTATAGGCATTCAAGGCTGATTGAATTTGATCCTCAACTGTTGCAGTAGAGCCCCATCCAGGCATTGTTTGAAAAAGACCTGATGCACCTGAACCATTTGCTGCAGTATGATCACCATTTGACTCACGCGCAATAATTGACTCCCAAGTTGACTGAGGAACACCAGTAGCTGCTGCCATCTGTGCCGCTGCATAAGAACCAACTTCTCCTGCAGTGTTACCATTTGAGAGAACAACTGACCCGCTACCAGTTGCAGCAACCGAAGGAGCTGTTCCAGTATTTTGAGTCGACGTAGTATCAGTATTCGTTGAAACAGCGCTTGTAGTAGTATCTAACTGAGACTTTTCAGCTGCTTCTACCGATTCTCCTGTTGTTTCTGACTGAGGCTTACTTTCTTCAACCTTTTCTTTGTTAGCTTTATTCTCTTTGCTTGAGCTAATTTCTGTTGATTTAACTAAATCTGCTGTCGATTCTGACGTTGTTGATGCTGTTGAAGGTGCTGGGGTAACAGAATCTGAAAATGCATTAACCAACCCTTTATTAATTAGTGTAGAAAGTGATACTGCCAAAATGACAATAAAACTTGTTACAATTGCTACTGGTACCGCCAATGATTTCTTCGCTGCTAATTTGATACGGCGTCCCTTATAACTTTTTTTTAACATAAATCCCTCCTAGTTAATTCTAGTTACATTCATCATAACTTAGTAATATTACTGCCGATTATTTGTATTATGTCTAATGTTACAATGATTTATCATTTTAATAAAAAAATGCCAAGAATCTGGCATTTTCCCCTTATTTGTATGAGGTTTTACAAGTTTTCCTCATAAGGCAGTAATAATGATTTAGTACCAACCATTAGCATTCCAGAAAGCAAGAGCTGCTGTCCATGAACCATAACGGCTTGCTACATAATTATCTGCTACCTTTTCTTGATTTTCAGGAGACAAGTCTCCGTTCAAATATGATGATGCTAATTGGTAACGTCCATAATATTGCCCATTTTGAGCTGTATAGCTACCGCTTGACTCACGTTGTGCGATTTCTTCTTTGGCAGCTGCCTCTGAAGAAGAAAGATTTGTATTGGTTGCTTGAGTATCTTCACTTTGTGTAGACTCTGTTGATTGTGTTGATTCAGCAGCTGCTTCTGTTGTAGCTGTTGTAGCTGAAGGTTCTGTAGTCTCTTCAGTTGTTTCATTAATTGTTAAGTTTTGACCAATAGAAATCTTATTGGCGTCTTGAATACCGTTTTTTGAAACGATTTCATCTACGGTCGTACCATTTTTCTTAGCAATAGCTGAAAGTGTATCGCCTTTTTGAACTGTGTAAGTTTCTGCATTAGCTAAAGCTGTTGCCCCAAGTGTTGCTACTGTAACAAGTCCAAAAAGACCTAATTTTTTAGTGTTAGATGTATTCTTTTTTTGCATGATGATGCTCCTTTATCTATTTATAGTCCAATCCATATTAGTCAAAGATTTTAAGTTATTTTATTGTTTATGACTAATAGGTAAATCAACTGGCTTACTCTATATAGGGATTTCTCAATCCAGATTAAGCTGAAGAACTATAACCATGTATCTATGATACCTTGGAAATATAACATCCCCTTGTTAGGGATATTAAAAATATTACAAGTAGGTTGGGATTAGACGAAAAAAGAACGCCTACGTGGGCGTCCATCTATAACTTCTAGGTCTTAAGACCTAGTTTTTATTTATCTCAACGAGTTAACTCTTAAGATAAAAAAGCATTAATCCTAAAGCTAAAATAGCAATAATTGATAAGGTATCTCGACCATTCCATGAAAGTCGACGATATTTTGTTCGTCCTTCACCACCTTGATAGCCTCGTGCCTCCATAGCAATCGCCAGAGCATCTGCTCGTTTAAAGCTTGATGCAAACAAAGGAATTAAAATAGGTATTATTGACCGTACCTTTTGAATAATATTTCCTTCACCAAAGTCAACACCACGCGCCTTTTGAGCATTCATAATACGAGTCGTATCATCCATCAAAGTTGGTACAAAACGTAGACTCAAAGATAGCATTAAACCAATTTCATGTGCTGGCACTCTGAAAACAGTAAGAGGTTTTAAAAGTGATTCAACTGCATCAGATAAACTTAAAGGTGTTGTCGTTAGAGTAAGTAGGGTGGAAAAACTAATAATGAGAATAAATCTAAGGAATATCATCCAACCTTGATTTAAACCGACTTCCGTAATCTTTAAAAAGCCGATAGACCAAAGCACACTCCCTTTTGTATTGAAGAAAACTTGAAATAGGGTAGAAAATAAAATAATCCAAATCATTGGTTTGATTCCACCTAAAAAGAAACCAAGTTTTATTTTAGACAAGAAAACCAAGAAAAGTGTAAATAAAGTTATTACAGCATAAGTTAAAGGATTATTAGCCCAAAAGATAATAACAATATAAATCAGCATGGCTAATAATTTACTTCTAGGATCTAATCGGTGTATAAAAGAGTCCCCAACAATATAACGTCCAATAATTAACTTATCCATGCGACACCACCTCTACGAATTCCTCGATTGTAATAGGGAGACTTTCAAAGTGATAACCTTTTTCTTGTAGCTGTAGCGCAAACTCCGTTATTTTAGGAACACCCAACTGCTTTTCTTTAAGAAAAGTAACCTTTTGAAAAACATCTTTAGGAGCTCCCGACAACACTAGTTGCCCTTTTTCCATAACATTCACAGCTGTTGCATAATCGGCAACATCATCCATCAAGTGAGTTACTAAAACAATCGTCATTCCAGAAAGATGTAACTCCTTAAAGAGAGACATCAATTCCTTCCGGCCCTGTGGATCTAGACCAGCAGTCGGTTCATCCAGTACTAAAATATCTGGTTGCATAGCTAGAATCCCTGCGATGGCAACACGTCGCATTTGTCCCCCTGATAAATCAAAAGGATTCTGTCCATGAAACTCTTCTGGGAGTCCAACTAATTTTAGACTTTCAATAGCACGTTGTTCTGCTTCTTCCTTAGAAACTCCGAAATTTTGAGGTCCAAAGGCAACATCTTCTAAAACAGTTTCTGCAAATAACTGACTTTCTGGAAATTGAAAAACTAAACCTACCTTCTTACGAACTGGTTTTATGTCCTTATTCTTTGATTGACTGGTTATGATCGTATCATCAACTTGAACCTGACCACTAGTGGGTAAATAAAGGCCATTCAAGAGCTGCATAATAGTAGATTTACCACTTCCTGTATGTCCAATAAAGGCCGTATATGAACCATCTTTTATCGTCGTCGTCATATCAAAAAGGGCACGCCCCTCAAAAGGAGTACCCGCTTGATAGATATAACTTACATTTTTGAGAGAAATTCCCATAGTTGTTCTACCAATTCCTTTTCTGTCAGATAGTCTTCACAATCTATCAGACCTTTATTTCTTAGCTTTTGAGTTAATAATGCACTAAAAGGGATATCTAAACCTAAGTCAACTAACTCTGAGCCTCTACTAAATAGTTCACGAGGACTTGAAACAGACTCCACTTTACCTTTTTTCAAAACCAAAACACGGTCACTCAAAGCGACCTCATCGAGATCATGAGTAATTGATAAAACAGTCATTCCGTATTCTTTACGAATAGCTTTAATAGATTGAATCAATTCCTGGCGACCTTCCGGGTCAAGCATGCTAGTTGCCTCATCCAAAATCAAAATAGATGGTCTCATAGCTACAATACCTGCGATAGCCACACGTTGTTTTTGGCCTCCAGATAATCTAGCTGGCTCTCTATCCTTAAATTCTGACATTCCCACAAATTCCAGAGCCTCCTGAACTCTTGAAGCCATTTCTTCATAGGGAACACCTTTATTTTCAAGACCGAAAGCAACATCATCTTCAACAGTTGCCCCAACAAATTGATTGTCTGGATTTTGAAAGACCATGCCAATCTTATCACGGATATCCCAGACATTGTCTTCTGTTAATTCTTGACCATCAACAATAATCTGCCCAGACTCTGCCACTAATAGTCCGTCAATAAGACGTGCTGTCGTGGATTTTCCAGAACCATTATGCCCTACAATGGATAACCATTCCCCACGTTTCACGTGAAACGATACATCATCAAGAATATAGGATGGTTGATCTTGATGATATTTAAACTTTAAATTTTTTATTTCAATCATTGATTTATCGTACTATTTGAAAGTATCCTTAAATAAGAAACCTGCACCTTTGAAATAATCATAGCCTGAGTAAATTGTAAAGAACAAAGCAATATAAAGCATAATTGTTCCTACAAAATGCAGATGACACAATAATAGAATAATAGATAACATCTGGGTCACTGTCTTAATCTTACCAGGCATAGCTGCAGCGAGAACTGTACCACCGTTCTCCACTAATAAAAGACGAAGACCTGTGACTGCAAGCTCACGACAGATAATAACTGAAACCACCCAGGCTGGCGCTTGATTAATACCGACTAACATAATAAATGCTGACATCACTAGCATCTTATCTGCCAATGGATCTGCAAATTTCCCGAAATTAGTAACAACATGCCATTTTCGTGCCAAATAGCCATCTAAATAATCTGTAATACTGGCAATAGCGAAGACAACCGCCGCAGCAATATGCATGACATTACTTGACGCAAGTGATGTCATCAGTAAAAAGATAGGAATCAAAACAATTCTAGCAAGTGTCAATAAATTAGGTAAATTTTCTTTTTTAAACATTTCTTCTCGATTCTATTGGATTCTTAATGTGAGGTAGCTAGGTGTATTTTTATCTAATTGAGATAAATCAAGTGACTCCCCATTTACCTTTAGAGTTACTTTTGAAGATTGAGCAATAATAATTTGAGTTGGTTTAGTTTTATCAGAAAAATCTAAAGAGTATTTTGAATTTTTCGTTTTTGAAAGGAGGTAACTCTCTGAAGTATCTGAGTTATCTACTGAAAACCATGTGTCATCACTATCTTTTGATAACTCCACATCTAAAACTACTGAAGAATTTACATTGGAGAAATCAACCATTAGTTGATTGCCTTGAGTTGTCGTTGTAACATTTGCCCCCGAAACGGTAACCTCAGAAATGCTTCGTGACGATTTAGCCTTACTAGCCGTTGACAGATGATTAACTGTAGAGATAGTATTTGGTTTTATCACCTGAGGTTGATTAGAAAGATGTCTAATAATAATATAACCTACTGAGCAGATGATAAGTAACGAAACCGCACTAAGCATTAGTAAAGGTAGATAGTTAGACTTTCTTTTTTCTTCACGTTTATGCTTTAAAAAGCGTGACATGGGAGCTTTAGTAGCTAAGGTATCTTCCTTACGTTCAACTGGTTTCTTCTCTTTTTTTAGTTTTTGCTCATTCTGTCTCTGCTCCTCAAACAGACGTTGTCCATCTAAACCAACTGAAGTGGCATACTTTTCAAGCGCCTCTTGCTGAATGTCCTCTGGCAAAGCTTTAAGTTGATCCATTTCCATAGCCAGAAGAAACTGGGCTTCTACTCCAGAAATTTTTTCTACATCATACAAACTTAATTCCTTTTTTATACGCGCTGCACGTAATTGCTCACCTAGAGAGTGTAACTTCATTTTTCCCCTTTCTAATATTCTTCTTTGTTTTCGTGTCTCTATTATAGCAAATAATCACTTATTTAGGGAAGACAACAAAATCGGTAATCTCCATATTTGAGAGATAGTGATTCAAAAAATCCTTCAACTCCTTGGAAGTAATGCTCATCAGTTCCTGACCAAAATCAAAGTATGTTTTATCATTCTCAAAATACGCTAAATATTGGCTACCTAAATTCTGGACATTGTCTAGACTACGTAAAAATTCACCATACAAAGCTTTTTTTTGTAAATCCAATGCTTCTTCCGTCAACAATCGTTTTTTATCTGCCGATGTCATCACCTGACGAATTAAACTTGACATACGGATCGGTTCTGCAGTGTCCATAGTCATAATGACAAATGAATATCGATTAGATACCTCGTATTCAATTGACACAGACTCGTCTATTTTTCCTTCAGCATACCAATTTTGATAATAAGGAGACGTCCAGCCAAACAGTAAATTGAACAATAACTGTACCAGTATGTTTCCTCTCATACGATTATCAGTAAAAGGAACACTCTTAAAACCAATGGCTAGTTTTGAGATGAATATCTCCATTTGAAGACTATCTAATTTTTGGATATCTGACTCAATGAGATGCTTTTCTTTCTCGACTATTCTCTCAGGTGGTGTAAACTTACTTTGTTTTTCATTGACAAAAGTGTAAATGTTTTCAACATCAAAATCGCCCACTAAGACGAGATGACAGTTTGCTGACCTGTAAAAGCAATCAAAATTATCTTTTAAGTCCTTTACAGTAATTTCTTCAATGCTATCAACACTTCCAGCAATGTCTTGACCTAATATAGTATTAGGATACAAACTTTGCAAACAACCTAGATAAGCTCTGTAGTCAGGATCATCCTGATACATATTTATTTCTTGTTCAATAATTCTTTTTTCATGATTGACAGCATCTTCAGAACTTGTAAATCTCGATGTAAACTTTAATAAAAGCTCTAAAGACTCCTCAAAGTGGTCAAGGGTAGAAAAATAATATGTTGTCTTCTCCAATGTTGTAAAAGCATTGACATCAGCTCCAAGCTTGACAAAATCCAATGTCACATCCCTTCCCTGCTCATCCTCAAATAGCTTGTGTTCAAGAAAATGAGCAATACCTGCAGGGTAAGATTGTAACTCACCATCAATATAGAAGTGATTATCTAGCGCCCCAAAATTTGTTGACAAAAAGGCGGCTTTTTCTACAAATCCTTTTTTCTTAATGATTGATAAAGACATACCACTATCTAAAATTGCTGAATAAACTTCTTCATCAATTTTTTGATAATAACGTTTCTTCAAAGCAGCCATTCTAAGACACTCCTTCTAAAAAGAACAAACTCTGTAGCTTAACTTGACGCGCTACACGGCAAACATCTTTTTTAGTAATCTTCTCAATCTCATCTATCCAATTCTCCAATGAAAGACTTTTATCACCAAAAATCACCTCATTAAAACGTTGTTCCACTAATGTTAAGGCATGATCTTCAGAGAGTAGGGCATTCATTCGTATGATTTTTTTGGTTTGATTCAGGAGAGAACTTGAAAAACGTCCTAATTTAATGTAATTCAACTCTCTACTAATTCCTCGCATAGCCTGATTTCTATTAGATTTTTCAATTCCAGCGTAAACTTCCAGTAAACCTGTAAAGATATCAAATTGGCTACTAATTGAATAAGCTAACCCTTCCTTTTCTCTAAGTGTTGTAAATAAAGCTGAATGGGCAAATTCACCAAACATGGCATTGAATACAATTAAAGCAAAGTAATCTTTATCTCCATATTGATACGGAAATTGGTACCCTAGCTGTAAAATAGATTGACTACTCTGTCTCGGTTCTATCTTTTCTTTCACAACGTTGACATAAGGTTGACTATAGCTAAACTGTAAATCAACTTGACGTCCCTCCAAAGGAAAACGATGTAACGCTTGGAGTACTTGATAATCATCAAATTCTCCAACCATAAAGATATCAATACGATCTCTTGTCAACATGCTTTGAAATTCTTGATAAGCTGTAAACGAGGTTTCTGCTTCAACAAGTTCTGGTTGGCCATATTTGGGAACCTTCAATCCCTCGTTTACAAAATAAAGCTCTCTTCCCTTAACTTCACTGTAATAGTAATTATTCTCTGTGTCGACATCCAGGTAGGTCATTAAATTTTGTTTTTCTATTTCAAATACTTTATTTTGGTATTGAGCTACTCTTGACAGCGGCTTGTAAAGACACTCTTTCAAAAATCCTAGCACTTCCCAAAATAATCCTTCATTCGTAGGGATAAAAGCATCTTTCAGATATGTCAACTCGATGTCAACGCTATGTGTCAATCCTTTAGTTGACACTCTAGTTGACAACTGTGTTCCATAAAGAGAAGCTAGTCTCTCTTTAAAAGACTGTACTGTTGGATACGTCTGATTGGCTGTAGCCAACATTTGTGAAACTAGGGCTCGTTTAGCAATTGTTTGTTTATTCAAAGAACCTGTCATTCGAAAAACAATACGATTAGTTTTATATTTTTGTGTTGGAATGAAGTGTACATAGACACCATCAGCAATTTTCATTGATAACCTCTAAAAAGTTTATGCTTCCAATTATACCATTTTTATGCTATCTTATCTCAAGAGAAAGTTGAGGTACTATGGAATATAAATTATTTGATGAATACATCACACTGCAGGCACTTTTAAAAGAATTAAGTATCATTCATAGTGGCGGAGCTATAAAAGGTTTCTTGGCTAATAATACCGTTTTATTCAACGGTGAGGATGAAAAACGTCGTGGAAAAAAACTTCGTTATGGAGATGTTATTACCATTCCGTCTGAGGAACTTGAAATAACGATTGTAGCTCCAACGACAAATGAAATTGAAGAACATCAAAAAGAAGTCGCTGAAAAAGCACGTGTTGCTGCCATTGTTAAAAAAATGAATCAGGATAATAAAAAGAAACAAAAAGCACATCCGTCAAAAGAAAGCAATAAAACTAAACGACAACCCGTTCGTTTCCCAGGAACCTAACTATGTGGCTCGAAAAAATTGATATTCAACACTTTAGAAATTATACTGAAGCCTCTGTGAGCTTCTCACCTCATCTCAATATTTTTCTTGGTCGCAATGCCCAAGGAAAAACAAATATTCTTGAGGCCATCTATTTTCTAGCATTGACACGTAGTCATCGGACCCGTTCAGATAAAGAACTGATTCAATTTCAACAAAATACTCTCAAACTGAACGGCATCGTGCATCGTCATAGTGGGAAGCTACCTCTGGAAATCAGTTTATCTAATAAAGGACGCATAACAAAGGTTAACCACCTCAAACAAGCTAAATTATCCGATTATATCGGTCACATGACTGTGGTGCTATTTGCTCCTGAGGATTTACAACTTGTAAAAGGATCTCCAAGCCTGAGACGTAAATTTATAGATATTGATTTAGGACAGATTAAGCCTGTTTATCTCTCAGACTTATCAAGTTATAATCATGTACTCAAACAACGTAATGCCTATCTCAAATCTACTGACAATGTAGACATTAATTTCCTCTCAGTGTTAGATGAACAGCTTTCCGATTTTGGAGCACGAGTTATCGAACATAGACTAGAATTTATCAAGCAATTAGAGGAGGAGGCAGATAGACATCATAGTAACCTCTCAAATCAGATAGAGCGCCTTAAAATCTCCTACGAATCTAATATCCCACTGGAAAATAACAAAGTTATTCGCGAATCATTTTTAACCACGTTAAAGCAAAATCACAAAAGAGATATCTTCAAAAAGAACACTGGTGTTGGTCCACATAGGGATGATTTGACATTTTACATCAATGACATGAACGCATCTTTCGGTAGTCAGGGGCAGCAACGTAGCCTCATTCTTTCTTTAAAAATGGCTGAGATTGCTCTGATAAAAAAAGTAACAGGTGAATTTCCTATTCTTCTCCTCGATGATGTCATGAGTGAGCTTGACAACCACCGTCAACTTAAACTGTTAGAAAGTATTGACGAAGAGGTTCAAACCTTCATGACGACAACTTCACTTGATCATCTGAGTAACCTACCACCTGATTTAAAGACCTTCTTAGTTAAGAATGGTAATATTTATGAAAAACAAGTCGATTAAATGACTTGTTTTTCTATTTTTGGGTAATTGACAGATGTGACAAGTATCACCTAACAAGTTGTAAATTCTTTCAACCTAAATCCTTTATTAACAACTATACTCACGTAAATACGTTGTAAACTTATTGTAAATATCTCTGTAAACAAAAAGTACTTATCTGAGATAAGTACTTTTATGTTTATTAATGAGCTGAGTAGTTAGGCGCCTCGTTGGTAATTTGAACATCATGAGGGTGACTTTCAATAAGTCCTGCACCTGACATTTCAACAAACTGAGCTTTATCATGTAAAGCCTGGATGTCTTCTGCACCTGTATAACCCATACCTGCACGGATACCGCCAATCAATTGGAATACAATATCAGCAGCAGAACCTTTATAAGCTACACGGCCTTCAATTCCTTCTGGAACAAGTTTATTCGCTTCATTAACTGCACCTTGGAAGTAACGATCGCTTGATCCCTTCTTCATCGCTGCAATTGATCCCATACCACGGTATGATTTATATTTACGACCTTGGAAAATCTCAGTTTCACCTGGTGCTTCATCAGTACCAGCAAACATAGAACCAAGCATTACAGCATTACCACCTGCTGCAAGAGCTTTTACAATATCACCTGAGTATTTGATACCACCATCAGCAATGATTGTTTTTCCGTATTCACGCGCAACACTTGCAGCATCGTAAATAGCAGTGACTTGAGGAACACCTACACCCGCAACCACACGTGTTGTACAAATAGAACCTGGTCCGATACCTACTTTAACGACATCGACACCTGCTTCATAAAGTGCACGCGCACCTTCAGCTGTTGCAATATTTCCTGCAATCAAAGTACGATCTGGGAAGTGGGCACGAATTTCAGCAATTTTACGAAGAACACCTGCTGAATGACCATGTGCAGTATCAATGACAATAGCATCTGCGCCTGCTTCAAAGAGAGCTTCTGCACGTTCAAAGGTATCAGAAGTAACCCCTACAGCACCTGCTACCAAAAGACGACCGAACTCATCCTTAGCTGCATTAGGAAACTCGATAACTTTTTCGATATCCTTAATAGTAATGAGTCCTGACAAACGACCTTCTTCATCAACTAGAGGTAGCTTTTCAATACGATGCTCATGGAGAATACTTTCAGCTGTTTCAAGATCTGTTCCAACTGGAGCAGTGACCAATTTTTCAGAAGTCATGTGTTCTGAAATTGGAGTATCGTAATTAGAGATAAAACGCATATCACGGTTTGTGATAATACCAACCAATTTACGATTTTCAAGTGTCTCAACAATTGGAACCCCTGAAATACGGTAACGTTGCATCAACTCTTCAGCTTCAGCAACTTTATTTTCAGGCGTTAAGAAGAATGGATCAATGATGACACCATTTTCAGAGCGCTTTACTTTTCGAACTTCTTCAGCTTGTTCCGCAATAGACATATTTTTGTGAATGACACCCAAACCACCTGCACGAGCAATTGAGATAGCCATCTTACTATCTGTGACCGTATCCATGGCTGCAGTGATAATTGGGATATTTAATGTCAAATTTTTAGCCAATTTCGTCTTCAAGTTGACGTTGTTTGGTAGAACATGACTTTCCGCAGGAATAAGCAATACGTCATCAAAAGTGTAACCTTTTTTCAAGAATTTAGTGTCCCAATTTGACATTATAATCGTCCTCTTTTCTCAAAGTTTTGAGGTACAGAAACCCCAGTCTATTTTTTAATTGATAATATCATATCATGCTAAAATGATTTGTCAACAGATTTCGCATAAGATTCTAAGAAAACCTTTTTCCAAATAAAAATAGGGCTCCAGATTATCTTGAGTCCCTACTTTTTATTTCTTAAAAATAATTAATTCCCATTGCTTCTTTTACTTCTGCCAATGTTTGTCCAGCAACTTCACGCGCTGCTTGACTACCTTTTTCAAGCATACGGAAAACTTCTCCCATATCCTTGGCATATTCTAAACGGCGTTCACGAATTGGAGCTAACTCACGTTCTAAGATTTCTAGAAGATAACGTTTCGTCTTCACATCTCCTAAACCGCCTCGTTGATAATGTTCTTTCATTTCAGCAATTGTAGTAGCATCCTCTTCGCGACCAAAGATATCAAGATAATGGAAAACCATGTTACCTTCAATTTGGCCTGGATCTTCCACACGAATATGATTTGGATCCGTATACATGCTCATGACTTTTTTACGAACAGTGTCCTCATCATCTGAAAGGAAGATACCATTACCCAAGGATTTAGACATCTTAGCATTACCATCTAGACCTGGAAGGCGTCCTGCAGCTTCATTTTCAGGGTAGATTCCCTCTGGCTCAACCAAAATATCACAATTATAAGTATGATTGAAGCTACGTGCAATTTCACGTGTCTGCTCAATCATTGGCTTTTGGTCATTACCTACAGGAACATAATTTGCTTTAAAGGCCGTGATATCAGCTGCCTGAGAAATTGGATAAACTAGAAATCCTGTTGGAATCGATTCTCCGAAACCTTTTTGAGCAATTTCCGTCTTAACCGTTGGGTTACGCTCTAAACGTGCCAATGAAACTAGGTTCATGTAATACATAGTCAACTCAGCCAACTCAGGAATCTGACTTTGAATGAAAATAGTTGACTTCGCTGGATCCAAACCTACAGAGAGATAATCTAAAGCAACATTCCCAATTGATTCTTTGATGATCTCTGACTCTTTTGCGTGATCCGTAAGAGCTTGCTGATCAGCCAAGAAGACAAACATGTTATATTTATCTTCGTTTTGTAAAAGGACACGATTTTTTAAACTACCAACATAGTGTCCTAGATGAAGTTTCCCTGTTGGACGGTCTCCCGTCAAAATAATAGGTTTCGTCATATAATTA
Above is a window of Streptococcus salivarius DNA encoding:
- a CDS encoding energy-coupling factor transporter ATPase translates to MGISLKNVSYIYQAGTPFEGRALFDMTTTIKDGSYTAFIGHTGSGKSTIMQLLNGLYLPTSGQVQVDDTIITSQSKNKDIKPVRKKVGLVFQFPESQLFAETVLEDVAFGPQNFGVSKEEAEQRAIESLKLVGLPEEFHGQNPFDLSGGQMRRVAIAGILAMQPDILVLDEPTAGLDPQGRKELMSLFKELHLSGMTIVLVTHLMDDVADYATAVNVMEKGQLVLSGAPKDVFQKVTFLKEKQLGVPKITEFALQLQEKGYHFESLPITIEEFVEVVSHG
- a CDS encoding energy-coupling factor transporter transmembrane component T family protein; translated protein: MDKLIIGRYIVGDSFIHRLDPRSKLLAMLIYIVIIFWANNPLTYAVITLFTLFLVFLSKIKLGFFLGGIKPMIWIILFSTLFQVFFNTKGSVLWSIGFLKITEVGLNQGWMIFLRFILIISFSTLLTLTTTPLSLSDAVESLLKPLTVFRVPAHEIGLMLSLSLRFVPTLMDDTTRIMNAQKARGVDFGEGNIIQKVRSIIPILIPLFASSFKRADALAIAMEARGYQGGEGRTKYRRLSWNGRDTLSIIAILALGLMLFYLKS
- a CDS encoding helix-turn-helix domain-containing protein, encoding MKLHSLGEQLRAARIKKELSLYDVEKISGVEAQFLLAMEMDQLKALPEDIQQEALEKYATSVGLDGQRLFEEQRQNEQKLKKEKKPVERKEDTLATKAPMSRFLKHKREEKRKSNYLPLLMLSAVSLLIICSVGYIIIRHLSNQPQVIKPNTISTVNHLSTASKAKSSRSISEVTVSGANVTTTTQGNQLMVDFSNVNSSVVLDVELSKDSDDTWFSVDNSDTSESYLLSKTKNSKYSLDFSDKTKPTQIIIAQSSKVTLKVNGESLDLSQLDKNTPSYLTLRIQ
- a CDS encoding transglycosylase SLT domain-containing protein, translating into MLKKSYKGRRIKLAAKKSLAVPVAIVTSFIVILAVSLSTLINKGLVNAFSDSVTPAPSTASTTSESTADLVKSTEISSSKENKANKEKVEESKPQSETTGESVEAAEKSQLDTTTSAVSTNTDTTSTQNTGTAPSVAATGSGSVVLSNGNTAGEVGSYAAAQMAAATGVPQSTWESIIARESNGDHTAANGSGASGLFQTMPGWGSTATVEDQIQSALNAYNAQGLSAWNY
- a CDS encoding LysM peptidoglycan-binding domain-containing protein; its protein translation is MQKKNTSNTKKLGLFGLVTVATLGATALANAETYTVQKGDTLSAIAKKNGTTVDEIVSKNGIQDANKISIGQNLTINETTEETTEPSATTATTEAAAESTQSTESTQSEDTQATNTNLSSSEAAAKEEIAQRESSGSYTAQNGQYYGRYQLASSYLNGDLSPENQEKVADNYVASRYGSWTAALAFWNANGWY
- the pgsA gene encoding CDP-diacylglycerol--glycerol-3-phosphate 3-phosphatidyltransferase, with translation MFKKENLPNLLTLARIVLIPIFLLMTSLASSNVMHIAAAVVFAIASITDYLDGYLARKWHVVTNFGKFADPLADKMLVMSAFIMLVGINQAPAWVVSVIICRELAVTGLRLLLVENGGTVLAAAMPGKIKTVTQMLSIILLLCHLHFVGTIMLYIALFFTIYSGYDYFKGAGFLFKDTFK
- a CDS encoding energy-coupling factor ABC transporter ATP-binding protein; the encoded protein is MIEIKNLKFKYHQDQPSYILDDVSFHVKRGEWLSIVGHNGSGKSTTARLIDGLLVAESGQIIVDGQELTEDNVWDIRDKIGMVFQNPDNQFVGATVEDDVAFGLENKGVPYEEMASRVQEALEFVGMSEFKDREPARLSGGQKQRVAIAGIVAMRPSILILDEATSMLDPEGRQELIQSIKAIRKEYGMTVLSITHDLDEVALSDRVLVLKKGKVESVSSPRELFSRGSELVDLGLDIPFSALLTQKLRNKGLIDCEDYLTEKELVEQLWEFLSKM